A section of the Candidatus Omnitrophota bacterium genome encodes:
- a CDS encoding YbhB/YbcL family Raf kinase inhibitor-like protein codes for MKKIFLALFLTLIATPCFAEDFAVTSASWQDGAMMERQYVFNSFGCTGENTSPQVSWRNAPEGTKSFAVTVYDPDAPTGSGWWHWTIFNIPTDVSDLNEGASASGALPASAVQGKTDFGTAQYGGACPPSGDKPHRYILTVYALGIDKLDLTSDASGAMVGYYLNANALGKASLIVNYGR; via the coding sequence ATGAAGAAAATATTTCTCGCATTATTTTTGACCTTGATCGCCACACCTTGCTTCGCCGAAGATTTTGCGGTCACCAGCGCGTCGTGGCAAGATGGCGCTATGATGGAGCGCCAATATGTTTTTAACAGCTTTGGCTGTACCGGAGAGAATACTTCGCCTCAGGTTTCCTGGCGCAATGCGCCTGAGGGAACAAAAAGCTTTGCCGTAACGGTTTACGATCCCGATGCGCCCACAGGCTCGGGCTGGTGGCACTGGACGATTTTTAATATTCCGACCGATGTCAGCGATCTTAATGAAGGGGCAAGCGCGAGCGGCGCTTTGCCGGCTTCGGCTGTTCAAGGAAAAACAGATTTTGGAACCGCGCAATATGGCGGCGCTTGTCCGCCATCGGGTGATAAACCGCATCGTTATATCTTGACCGTTTATGCGCTTGGCATTGATAAGCTTGACCTTACAAGCGATGCGTCGGGCGCGATGGTGGGGTATTATTTGAATGCCAATGCTTTAGGAAAAGCTTCGTTAATCGTAAATTATGGAAGATAA
- a CDS encoding succinate dehydrogenase/fumarate reductase iron-sulfur subunit — protein sequence MSKKLNITLKIWRQKNADAPGKLETIKADAIDSDMSFLEMLDVVNERLTKSGLEPIAFDHDCREGICGACGAVVNGQAHGPLRGTTLCQLHMRHFKDGDTIVVEPWRSRAFKVIKDLVVDRGAFDRIISAGGFVSVRTGSAPEANTIPVAKKTSDLAMDAAACIGCGACVAACPNASAMLFVAAKVSHLALLPQGQIEKKERVLNMVKQMDKEGFGNCSNEYECEAACPKEISVANIARMNKEFLSA from the coding sequence ATGAGCAAAAAATTAAATATTACTCTAAAGATTTGGCGACAGAAAAACGCTGATGCGCCCGGTAAGCTGGAAACGATCAAAGCCGATGCCATTGATTCGGATATGTCGTTTTTGGAAATGTTAGATGTCGTCAATGAACGCCTCACAAAATCCGGCTTAGAACCGATCGCCTTCGACCATGATTGCCGTGAAGGCATTTGTGGCGCATGCGGTGCGGTCGTTAACGGCCAAGCACATGGGCCTTTAAGAGGAACAACGCTTTGCCAGCTTCATATGAGACATTTTAAAGACGGTGACACCATTGTCGTTGAGCCGTGGCGTTCTCGCGCGTTTAAAGTGATCAAAGATTTAGTTGTTGATCGCGGCGCTTTTGATCGCATTATTTCCGCCGGAGGATTCGTTTCTGTGCGCACGGGAAGCGCGCCTGAAGCTAACACAATTCCTGTCGCGAAAAAGACATCCGACCTTGCCATGGATGCGGCCGCTTGCATTGGCTGTGGCGCTTGTGTGGCGGCGTGTCCTAACGCTTCGGCGATGCTTTTTGTGGCGGCCAAGGTTTCGCACTTAGCGCTTTTACCGCAAGGGCAAATAGAAAAGAAAGAGCGCGTTTTGAACATGGTCAAACAAATGGATAAAGAGGGTTTTGGAAATTGCTCCAACGAATACGAATGCGAAGCCGCTTGCCCTAAAGAAATTAGCGTTGCCAATATCGCTCGGATGAATAAGGAATTCTTATCCGCGTAG
- a CDS encoding DNA-deoxyinosine glycosylase, translating to MILKKHSKRIVGFAPIADKNSKVLILGSMPGVKALQVREYYGNPQNHFWKVMTALLGAKANLSYADKKKLLVKNKIALWDVVFSCQRAGSADSAMRNIRPNNFRNFFKKYANIKMICFNGQTAAKIFQRFNSDIDLPSIILPSTSPAHTIGFKRKLKGWGKILNGRSF from the coding sequence ATGATCTTAAAGAAGCACAGTAAGCGCATTGTCGGATTTGCGCCCATTGCGGATAAAAATTCCAAAGTGCTTATTTTAGGCTCCATGCCGGGCGTTAAAGCACTTCAAGTGCGAGAGTATTACGGAAATCCGCAAAATCATTTTTGGAAAGTAATGACAGCGCTTTTAGGCGCCAAAGCAAATTTAAGTTACGCGGATAAAAAGAAGTTGCTTGTTAAAAACAAAATAGCGCTTTGGGATGTCGTTTTTTCTTGTCAAAGGGCAGGTTCTGCCGATTCTGCGATGCGAAATATCCGCCCCAACAATTTTAGAAATTTTTTCAAGAAATACGCTAATATAAAGATGATCTGTTTTAACGGCCAAACGGCCGCCAAGATTTTTCAGCGGTTTAATTCGGATATTGATTTACCCAGCATTATTTTGCCGTCCACCAGCCCGGCGCATACGATCGGATTTAAAAGAAAGTTAAAAGGGTGGGGGAAAATATTGAACGGGCGCAGTTTTTAG
- a CDS encoding Fic family protein: protein MFKPHYRTTSFLISILENMAAQTALIKNSGIKFPARVSLEKDAVNRSVHSSTSIEGNNLSLKQVAALSDRKDIDADQKQKQEVQNCLAALRWVLAHKHSAFTESQLLTLHKMMTKGLLPAAAIGRFRKTQNYVVNAKRIVIFTPPPPQQVARKVKELFLWLKNTPLEHSVIHSAIFHHEFVTIHPFTDGNGRVARAASQWILLKKKFDPVYTLGLDDYFAHDRNKYYAMIQQARDLDNDYTHWIEYVAQGLLVSIENIAGRIKEMKRVLKGKRIELTPKQEEILNLLNEHGAIGSAQISKAMDINRARVNQLVAPLVKAGIVTQEGKARGVKYALK, encoded by the coding sequence ATGTTTAAACCACATTATCGCACCACATCTTTTTTGATCAGTATTCTTGAGAATATGGCCGCGCAAACGGCACTTATTAAGAATTCCGGCATTAAGTTTCCGGCGCGTGTTTCTCTTGAAAAAGATGCGGTCAATCGCAGTGTTCATTCCTCAACGTCGATCGAAGGTAACAACTTATCTCTTAAGCAAGTAGCCGCTTTAAGCGACAGAAAAGACATCGATGCTGATCAAAAACAAAAACAGGAAGTTCAAAATTGTTTAGCGGCCTTGCGCTGGGTTTTAGCGCACAAGCACAGTGCTTTTACGGAAAGTCAGCTTTTGACACTTCATAAGATGATGACCAAGGGACTTTTGCCTGCTGCTGCGATCGGGCGATTTAGAAAAACTCAAAATTATGTGGTGAACGCTAAAAGAATCGTTATTTTTACTCCTCCGCCCCCCCAACAGGTAGCTCGTAAAGTAAAAGAACTTTTTCTATGGCTTAAAAATACTCCCCTGGAGCATAGCGTTATTCATAGCGCTATTTTTCATCATGAATTTGTTACCATTCATCCCTTTACTGATGGCAATGGCCGGGTTGCGCGAGCAGCCAGCCAGTGGATTCTGCTCAAAAAGAAATTTGATCCCGTCTATACCTTAGGACTGGATGACTATTTTGCGCATGACCGAAACAAATATTATGCGATGATCCAACAGGCGCGCGATTTGGATAATGACTATACACATTGGATCGAGTATGTTGCTCAAGGCCTTTTAGTGTCGATTGAAAATATTGCCGGACGTATAAAGGAAATGAAGCGCGTCTTAAAAGGAAAAAGGATCGAATTAACGCCCAAGCAGGAAGAGATCTTAAATCTCTTAAATGAGCATGGCGCGATCGGTTCAGCGCAAATTTCCAAGGCAATGGATATCAATCGTGCGCGGGTTAATCAGCTGGTGGCGCCGCTTGTTAAAGCGGGAATTGTAACCCAAGAAGGTAAAGCACGCGGCGTTAAATATGCTTTGAAGTAA
- the hemN gene encoding oxygen-independent coproporphyrinogen III oxidase: protein MSLSIEKSTIQKFDTPGPRYTSYPTAPEWDKTFDPQVYIQKLKEFGRSQKSLSIYVHIPFCQSLCYFCACTVAIRKQEDKFGDEYLDYLCKEVDLVRAAIGRRAAVKQFHLGGGTPTFLTEKQLERLYHKIAENFLIEKDAEISIEVDPRTIDESKVKKLRQLGFNRMSMGVQDFNEEVQRQVNRIQPFEMVKEFSRWCRELKFASMNYDLIYGLPGQTRASFFDTVEKVIKLKPDRIALYSFAHVPWLKKHQGKLDEKALPIADEKLDIFLEARRQFLENGYQAIAMDHFALSTDEMSKAFNKGTLYRNFMGYTLKPSDDFLGFGMSAIGFIENTFIHNFKTIPDYYAPLQKNILPVEAGKVLSEDDSMRQWAINSLMCRFKLDKNEFKNVFARDFNEYFSFEAAHISQCISDGILTAQADTLIVTDLGKIFIRNVCMGFDWYLRQEKGHKKFSRTV, encoded by the coding sequence ATGAGCCTATCAATCGAAAAATCCACCATTCAAAAGTTCGACACTCCGGGTCCGCGTTACACCAGCTATCCGACGGCGCCCGAATGGGATAAAACCTTTGATCCACAAGTTTATATTCAAAAATTAAAAGAGTTCGGCCGTAGTCAAAAAAGCCTATCGATCTATGTTCACATCCCGTTTTGCCAATCGCTTTGTTATTTTTGCGCTTGCACAGTGGCTATTCGTAAGCAAGAAGATAAATTCGGCGATGAATATCTAGATTATTTATGTAAGGAAGTGGATTTGGTGCGTGCCGCGATTGGACGGCGCGCAGCTGTTAAACAGTTCCATTTAGGCGGTGGAACGCCGACTTTTTTAACTGAAAAACAACTGGAGCGGCTCTATCATAAGATCGCCGAAAATTTTCTCATTGAAAAAGATGCCGAGATCTCCATCGAAGTTGATCCGCGCACCATTGATGAATCGAAGGTCAAAAAACTTCGCCAACTTGGATTTAACCGCATGTCGATGGGTGTACAGGATTTTAATGAAGAAGTGCAAAGGCAAGTCAATCGCATTCAACCCTTTGAAATGGTGAAGGAATTTTCCCGTTGGTGTAGGGAATTAAAGTTTGCTTCTATGAATTATGATCTCATTTATGGTTTGCCGGGCCAGACAAGAGCAAGTTTTTTTGACACGGTTGAAAAAGTGATCAAGCTTAAACCCGACCGCATCGCGCTTTATAGTTTCGCGCACGTGCCGTGGCTTAAGAAACATCAGGGAAAATTAGACGAAAAAGCTCTTCCCATAGCGGATGAAAAGTTGGATATTTTTCTGGAGGCCCGTCGGCAATTTCTGGAAAACGGCTATCAGGCGATCGCTATGGACCATTTTGCGCTTTCAACCGATGAAATGAGTAAGGCCTTTAACAAGGGAACGCTTTACCGTAATTTTATGGGCTACACCTTAAAGCCTTCCGATGATTTTTTAGGATTTGGCATGTCGGCCATTGGGTTTATCGAAAATACCTTTATTCATAATTTTAAAACCATTCCGGATTATTATGCGCCGCTTCAAAAGAATATTCTTCCTGTGGAGGCCGGCAAAGTTTTAAGCGAAGATGATTCAATGCGTCAATGGGCCATTAATTCGCTGATGTGCCGGTTTAAGTTGGATAAAAATGAGTTTAAAAATGTTTTCGCGCGTGATTTCAATGAATATTTTTCTTTTGAAGCGGCGCACATCTCCCAGTGTATTTCCGACGGGATTTTAACCGCGCAAGCGGATACGCTTATCGTGACCGATCTAGGAAAAATATTTATCCGTAATGTCTGTATGGGGTTTGACTGGTATTTGCGTCAAGAAAAAGGGCATAAAAAGTTTTCACGAACAGTTTAA
- a CDS encoding fumarate reductase/succinate dehydrogenase flavoprotein subunit, giving the protein MTTLNSKIPPGPLKDKWTKFRTNVKLINPANKRKYSIIVVGTGLAGASAAASLAELGYKVKVFCLNDSPRRAHSIAAQGGINAAKNYPNDGDSVERLFYDTIKGGDFRAREANVYRLAEISNSIIDQCVAQGVPFAREYSGYLENRSFGGAQVSRTFYARGQTGQQLLLGAYSALMKEIGKKTIEFYSRREMLDLVVVNGKARGIVARDLVSGKIESHSADAVILATGGYSNVYYLSTNAKSPNVTAAWRAHKKGAFFANPCYTQIHPTCIPTHGDYQSKLTLMSESLRNDGRVWVPKKKGDARKPSDIPENERDYYLERKYPSFGNLVPRDIASRAAKEQCDKGFGVGSTGLAVYLDFADSIKRLGKNVIKERYGNLFDMYEKIMGTSGYDQPMMIYPAIHYAMGGLWVDYHLMSNLPGLFVLGEANFSDHGANRLGASALMQGLADGYFVIPNTICEYFATNSFEKISPDAPEFKISEREVSDKISKLLSIKGKKTVDEFHKELGLLLWEKCGMARTEQGLKDALKEIARIRDEFWSNVNVLGSAQDLNQALERAGRVADFLEFAETLVRDALHRKESCGGHFREEFQTPEGEAKRDDENFSYVAAWEFKGVGAEPVLHKEILNFEEVHLAQRNYK; this is encoded by the coding sequence ATGACGACACTGAATTCTAAAATTCCACCGGGGCCTTTAAAAGATAAATGGACGAAATTTCGTACCAATGTCAAGCTCATTAATCCTGCCAATAAACGTAAATATTCTATTATTGTCGTCGGAACCGGTTTAGCCGGCGCTTCGGCGGCGGCATCTTTGGCTGAGCTTGGATACAAGGTCAAAGTTTTTTGTTTGAATGATAGTCCGCGCCGCGCCCATAGCATTGCCGCGCAAGGCGGAATCAATGCCGCCAAAAATTATCCCAATGACGGCGATAGTGTTGAGCGTTTGTTTTACGATACCATTAAAGGCGGAGATTTTCGCGCCCGTGAAGCCAATGTGTATCGTTTAGCGGAGATCAGCAATTCCATCATTGACCAATGTGTGGCGCAAGGAGTTCCTTTCGCGCGCGAATATAGCGGTTATTTAGAGAATCGTTCTTTCGGCGGGGCACAAGTGTCGCGCACCTTTTACGCGCGCGGACAAACCGGACAACAGCTTTTACTCGGCGCTTACAGCGCTTTGATGAAAGAGATCGGCAAAAAAACCATTGAGTTTTATTCGCGCCGGGAAATGCTGGATCTAGTCGTAGTGAACGGCAAGGCGCGCGGCATTGTGGCGCGCGATCTTGTATCGGGAAAAATCGAATCTCATAGTGCCGATGCGGTTATTTTAGCCACCGGTGGTTACAGCAATGTGTATTATCTTTCTACAAACGCTAAATCGCCCAATGTCACTGCCGCTTGGCGCGCGCATAAAAAAGGTGCGTTTTTTGCCAATCCTTGCTATACGCAAATTCATCCCACCTGTATCCCGACGCACGGCGATTATCAATCCAAATTGACTTTAATGAGCGAAAGCCTTCGTAATGACGGACGCGTCTGGGTTCCTAAGAAAAAAGGTGATGCTCGAAAACCTTCCGACATTCCTGAAAATGAACGCGACTATTATTTGGAACGAAAATATCCCAGTTTCGGAAATCTTGTTCCGCGCGACATCGCTTCGCGCGCCGCCAAAGAGCAATGCGACAAAGGTTTTGGCGTCGGATCGACGGGGCTGGCGGTTTATTTGGATTTCGCCGATTCTATTAAACGGCTGGGAAAAAATGTCATTAAAGAACGCTACGGAAATTTGTTCGATATGTATGAAAAGATTATGGGCACCAGCGGCTATGATCAGCCGATGATGATCTATCCGGCTATTCATTACGCCATGGGCGGGCTGTGGGTGGATTATCATTTGATGAGCAATTTGCCCGGACTTTTTGTTTTAGGCGAGGCGAATTTTTCCGATCATGGCGCCAATCGATTAGGCGCCAGCGCCTTGATGCAAGGTTTGGCTGATGGATATTTCGTTATTCCCAATACCATTTGCGAATATTTTGCTACCAATTCATTTGAAAAAATAAGTCCCGACGCGCCGGAATTTAAGATCTCGGAAAGGGAAGTTTCCGACAAAATTTCTAAACTGCTTTCCATCAAAGGCAAAAAAACCGTCGATGAATTTCATAAAGAATTAGGGCTTTTGCTTTGGGAAAAATGCGGTATGGCGCGCACGGAACAAGGATTAAAAGATGCGCTTAAAGAAATTGCGCGCATTCGCGATGAATTTTGGAGCAATGTTAATGTCTTAGGTTCGGCACAAGATCTTAATCAGGCGCTTGAGCGCGCGGGACGTGTCGCCGACTTTTTAGAATTCGCCGAAACCTTGGTGCGCGATGCGCTTCATCGAAAGGAATCTTGCGGCGGGCATTTTAGAGAAGAATTTCAAACTCCTGAGGGCGAAGCTAAGCGCGACGATGAGAATTTTTCCTACGTTGCGGCTTGGGAATTTAAAGGCGTTGGCGCTGAACCTGTTTTGCACAAAGAAATACTGAATTTTGAAGAAGTTCATTTGGCTCAAAGGAACTATAAGTAA